In a genomic window of Paraburkholderia acidiphila:
- a CDS encoding MaoC family dehydratase, translating into MTTHEDAQLLGRGFYWQELQAGQRFRTFRRTVTETDLVNFISATGMLEAIFIDAHFEHGAMSGRPVPGALTSGLIEGLLFQTMVQGTGLAMLEFSMKAHAPVLVNDTIYGVVEVEEVKPTSKHNRAVVTSRVDVRNQRDELVLSYTVKRMLAGRPE; encoded by the coding sequence ATGACGACACACGAGGACGCCCAACTGCTCGGACGCGGTTTCTACTGGCAGGAGCTGCAAGCGGGTCAGCGCTTCCGCACGTTCCGGCGCACGGTCACGGAAACCGATCTGGTCAATTTCATCTCGGCTACTGGCATGCTGGAGGCGATCTTCATCGATGCGCATTTCGAGCACGGCGCCATGAGCGGCCGACCCGTGCCGGGCGCGCTCACGAGCGGCCTGATCGAAGGCTTGCTGTTCCAGACCATGGTGCAAGGCACCGGGCTCGCCATGCTCGAGTTCTCGATGAAGGCGCACGCGCCGGTCCTCGTCAACGACACGATTTACGGCGTGGTCGAAGTCGAGGAAGTGAAACCCACTTCGAAACACAATCGCGCCGTGGTCACGAGCCGCGTGGACGTGCGCAATCAGCGCGACGAACTCGTGCTCTCGTACACGGTCAAGCGCATGCTCGCCGGCCGCCCCGAATGA
- a CDS encoding MFS transporter — MNANPEIAQAGAAAEAAPRRTASVIFAGSVGNVVEWFDWSVYTTFAIYFSKQFFPAENDTASLLATFAVFAVGFFMRPLGGWVIGGFSDRFGRRAALTLTIMMMAGSSLLISVLPTYATIGVLAPVLMTVLRMVQGLSVGGEYGAATTFLAESAPAKHRGLYGSFLFFSIAAGLLLASGLASVMTNVMPKEALVAWGWRIPFFIGGCGSLAGFWMRRNVGETHAFEQLRRSGRIERRSLWWTWTQHRTAVLRLVGISVLGAFSFYLFISFMPIYAIRHAGATPADAFLASTLSIAIFMLAQPFFGALSDRFGRRPQLMVFAAAYLVFLYPVVRSIGPSITSMLLVECFGLLTYGLYSAIAPAIMAELFSTAVRGIGIGAAYNLVVALLGGTTPYLMTWLQSQQREGWFLAYVCAGAAVSLFAYWRMPETAGKPLD; from the coding sequence ATGAACGCCAACCCCGAAATTGCGCAGGCAGGCGCGGCCGCCGAAGCGGCGCCGCGACGCACGGCCAGCGTCATATTTGCCGGCAGCGTCGGCAACGTGGTGGAGTGGTTCGACTGGTCGGTGTACACGACCTTCGCGATCTACTTCAGCAAGCAGTTCTTCCCCGCCGAGAACGACACCGCCTCGCTGCTCGCGACCTTCGCCGTGTTCGCCGTCGGCTTCTTCATGCGGCCGCTGGGCGGCTGGGTGATCGGCGGCTTTTCGGACCGGTTTGGGCGGCGCGCTGCGCTCACGCTCACGATCATGATGATGGCGGGCTCTTCGCTGCTGATCTCCGTGTTGCCCACCTACGCGACGATCGGCGTGCTCGCGCCGGTGCTCATGACGGTGCTGCGCATGGTGCAGGGCCTCTCGGTCGGCGGCGAGTACGGCGCGGCCACCACGTTCCTCGCGGAATCCGCGCCCGCGAAACACCGCGGGTTGTATGGCAGCTTCCTGTTCTTCAGCATCGCGGCGGGGCTGCTGCTCGCATCCGGGCTTGCCAGCGTCATGACGAACGTGATGCCGAAGGAAGCGCTCGTGGCGTGGGGCTGGCGCATTCCGTTCTTCATTGGCGGCTGCGGCTCGCTCGCGGGCTTCTGGATGCGCCGCAACGTGGGCGAAACGCATGCGTTCGAACAATTGCGCCGTTCGGGCCGCATCGAGCGCCGCTCGCTGTGGTGGACATGGACGCAGCATCGCACCGCCGTCCTGCGCCTCGTGGGCATTAGCGTGCTGGGTGCGTTCAGCTTCTACCTCTTTATCAGCTTCATGCCGATTTACGCGATCCGTCACGCGGGCGCGACGCCGGCCGACGCGTTTCTCGCGAGCACGCTGAGCATTGCCATCTTCATGCTCGCGCAGCCGTTTTTCGGCGCGTTGTCGGATCGTTTCGGGCGGCGCCCGCAATTGATGGTGTTCGCGGCGGCCTATCTCGTGTTCCTGTATCCGGTGGTGCGCTCGATCGGGCCGAGCATCACGTCGATGCTGCTCGTCGAATGCTTCGGCTTGCTGACTTATGGCCTCTATTCGGCCATTGCGCCCGCGATCATGGCCGAGCTGTTCTCGACCGCCGTGCGCGGCATCGGCATTGGCGCTGCGTACAACCTCGTGGTGGCCTTGCTCGGCGGCACCACGCCGTATCTCATGACCTGGCTGCAATCGCAGCAGCGCGAAGGCTGGTTTCTCGCCTATGTGTGCGCAGGTGCGGCCGTGAGTCTCTTCGCTTACTGGCGCATGCCCGAAACGGCGGGCAAGCCGCTCGACTGA
- a CDS encoding chemotaxis protein CheV, producing the protein MKSVQQHGVDERTTLTSNNRLELLLFRLGSARKGAARGLYGINVFKIREIATMPELTPIAGSPEHLAGAVDIRGQIIPVIDIGSMIGSVSEKPPGILLVTEFSRGTQALAVEEVEDIVRLEWSEVLSAESSGTTGYVTGVARINPGTENARLAQLLDVEQIMRDAFPEQHTEVRADAVGEAVRLAGGRILAADDSGFARALIGQALTALEVPHVIAHNGQAAWTILQQMAADAQNEGIPVRDKVSLVITDLEMPEMDGFMLTRKIKADQRLKHLPVLIHSSLSGSANEAHARNAGANGYVSKFAPAELSAAIRKALAA; encoded by the coding sequence TTGAAATCAGTGCAACAGCATGGCGTGGATGAGCGCACCACCCTGACGAGCAATAACCGCCTCGAACTGCTCCTCTTTCGCCTGGGTTCGGCGCGCAAGGGCGCGGCGCGCGGCCTGTACGGCATCAACGTCTTCAAGATCCGCGAAATCGCGACCATGCCCGAGCTCACGCCCATTGCGGGCTCGCCCGAGCACCTGGCCGGCGCGGTGGATATTCGTGGCCAGATCATTCCGGTGATCGATATCGGTTCGATGATCGGCTCTGTCTCGGAGAAGCCGCCGGGCATTCTGCTCGTGACCGAGTTTTCGCGCGGCACGCAGGCGCTCGCTGTGGAGGAGGTGGAGGACATCGTCCGGCTGGAATGGAGCGAGGTGCTGAGCGCCGAGTCGAGCGGCACGACGGGCTACGTGACGGGCGTGGCGCGCATCAATCCGGGCACCGAGAACGCGCGCCTTGCACAGTTGCTCGACGTCGAGCAGATCATGCGCGACGCCTTCCCTGAGCAGCATACCGAAGTGCGCGCCGACGCCGTGGGCGAAGCCGTGCGCCTCGCGGGCGGCCGCATTCTTGCCGCCGACGACTCGGGTTTTGCCCGCGCGCTGATCGGGCAGGCGCTCACCGCGCTCGAAGTGCCGCACGTGATCGCCCACAACGGACAGGCCGCATGGACGATCCTCCAGCAGATGGCCGCCGACGCGCAAAACGAGGGCATTCCGGTTCGCGACAAGGTTTCGCTTGTCATCACCGACCTCGAAATGCCCGAGATGGACGGCTTCATGCTCACGCGCAAGATCAAGGCGGATCAGCGTTTGAAGCATCTTCCCGTGTTGATTCACTCGTCGCTTTCGGGCAGCGCCAACGAGGCGCACGCGCGCAACGCGGGCGCGAATGGTTACGTCTCCAAGTTCGCCCCCGCGGAGCTTTCGGCGGCGATCCGCAAGGCGCTGGCAGCCTGA
- a CDS encoding Zn-dependent hydrolase, with product MNTLKLNGEVLLRQLRELGEIGADAQAGGRTRIALTDDEKAGRDRVVAWMRELDLEVRIDRIGNVFGTLRSGADDEAQRPLMMGSHIDTVRNAGALDGCYGVLAGLAVVRAFREAGVKPGRSIAVGAFTNEEGVRYQPDMMGSLVYAGGLGVEAALDARGIDGTRLGDELVRIGYAGEMEPGAIVPHEYFELHIEQGPILEAENVRIGVVENLQGISWQRVTVQGNANHAGTTPTHLRHDAGWVAAAVSTFLRALAVESGTTLATIGMLSIEPNVINVIPRKAVFTVDLRDPDEQRLRDAERRLAQFMGEVARKEGVKIETERLVRFEPVVFDAALAQAIEAAAERRGFSNRRMTSGAGHDAQMIARIAPAAMIFVPSRGGISHNPREHTDDDQLIDGANVLLDVVVERVGVA from the coding sequence ATGAATACGCTGAAACTGAACGGCGAAGTGCTGCTTCGGCAACTGCGTGAACTGGGTGAGATTGGCGCAGACGCACAAGCCGGCGGGCGCACGCGCATCGCGCTCACCGACGACGAGAAGGCCGGACGCGACCGTGTGGTGGCGTGGATGCGCGAACTCGATCTCGAGGTACGCATCGACCGGATCGGCAATGTGTTCGGGACATTGCGATCGGGCGCTGACGACGAAGCACAACGTCCGCTGATGATGGGTTCCCACATCGACACCGTGCGCAATGCGGGTGCGCTCGACGGATGCTACGGCGTGCTTGCCGGGCTGGCGGTAGTGCGGGCGTTTCGCGAAGCGGGCGTGAAGCCGGGTAGGTCCATCGCCGTGGGTGCGTTTACGAACGAAGAGGGCGTGCGCTACCAGCCGGATATGATGGGCTCGCTCGTGTACGCCGGCGGCCTTGGCGTGGAAGCGGCGCTTGACGCGCGCGGCATCGACGGAACCCGTCTTGGCGACGAACTGGTTCGTATCGGCTACGCAGGCGAGATGGAACCCGGTGCGATTGTGCCGCACGAATATTTCGAACTGCATATCGAGCAGGGACCGATTCTCGAAGCGGAAAACGTGCGCATTGGCGTGGTCGAAAATCTGCAGGGCATTTCGTGGCAGCGCGTGACGGTGCAGGGTAACGCGAATCACGCGGGAACGACGCCTACGCATCTGCGCCACGACGCGGGCTGGGTGGCTGCGGCGGTTTCGACGTTTTTGCGCGCGCTCGCGGTGGAGAGCGGCACGACGCTCGCCACCATCGGCATGTTGAGCATCGAGCCGAATGTCATCAATGTCATCCCTCGCAAAGCCGTTTTCACGGTGGATCTGCGTGACCCTGACGAGCAGCGTTTGCGGGACGCCGAGCGCCGCCTCGCGCAATTTATGGGCGAGGTGGCGCGCAAGGAAGGCGTGAAAATCGAAACGGAGCGGCTCGTGCGTTTCGAGCCGGTGGTATTCGACGCGGCGCTCGCGCAGGCCATCGAAGCCGCCGCCGAACGCCGGGGCTTCTCGAACCGGCGCATGACGTCGGGCGCGGGCCATGACGCACAGATGATTGCGCGTATCGCGCCCGCCGCGATGATCTTCGTGCCGAGCCGCGGCGGCATTAGCCACAACCCGCGTGAGCATACGGACGACGATCAGCTCATCGACGGAGCGAACGTGCTACTCGATGTCGTAGTCGAGCGCGTCGGCGTGGCGTGA
- a CDS encoding IclR family transcriptional regulator — MAHHPEDREPGTESTASPGPRATTRIVQVLRILADHPQGATLTELADLSATPKTSLLALLRALTHAHYLTHNGGKYALGVEAFKLGAAIVAQRRFPEIARPVMERLALEAGETILIGQLASDRPSMVYVMSAESRNAIRFIAGMGERRELFSSSGGRVLLAAMSEAQQTEYFRTAELRAHTPATRTQKRELKALLKEVAETGVAVTVEQSSADVVGFAAPIRDESGAVIAALVMGTPVSRGVPGMERFKALIARGAVEVSALLGYAGPSTLAFSKPAA, encoded by the coding sequence ATGGCGCACCACCCCGAAGACCGTGAACCGGGCACCGAATCGACCGCGTCGCCCGGGCCGCGGGCCACTACGCGCATCGTGCAGGTGCTGCGCATTCTCGCCGATCATCCGCAGGGCGCCACGCTCACCGAACTCGCGGACCTGAGCGCCACGCCGAAGACAAGCCTGCTCGCGCTGCTGCGCGCGCTCACGCATGCGCACTATTTGACGCATAACGGCGGCAAATACGCGCTCGGCGTGGAAGCCTTCAAGCTCGGTGCGGCCATCGTCGCGCAGCGGCGCTTTCCCGAAATCGCACGCCCTGTGATGGAGCGCCTCGCGCTCGAGGCGGGCGAAACGATCCTGATCGGCCAGCTCGCGAGCGACCGGCCTTCCATGGTCTATGTGATGTCGGCGGAGAGCCGCAATGCGATCCGCTTCATCGCGGGCATGGGCGAGCGGCGCGAGCTGTTTTCCTCCTCCGGGGGGCGTGTATTGCTGGCCGCGATGAGCGAGGCGCAGCAGACCGAGTATTTCCGCACTGCCGAGTTGCGTGCCCACACGCCTGCCACGCGCACGCAAAAGCGCGAGCTGAAGGCGCTGCTCAAGGAGGTGGCCGAGACCGGCGTGGCTGTCACCGTCGAGCAAAGCTCCGCCGATGTGGTGGGCTTCGCCGCGCCGATACGCGACGAGTCGGGCGCGGTGATCGCGGCGCTCGTAATGGGCACGCCGGTGAGCCGCGGCGTGCCGGGCATGGAGCGTTTCAAGGCGCTGATCGCGCGCGGTGCGGTGGAGGTGTCGGCGCTGCTGGGGTATGCGGGGCCCAGCACGTTGGCATTTTCAAAGCCGGCGGCATAG
- a CDS encoding acyl-CoA dehydrogenase family protein — protein sequence MNDPFALRTIPPEDEALRAPVRAFLEQALKGIPPAVRARSWLGFDANFSRQLAAQGWLGLTLPHEYGGGGRSPFARFVLVEELLAAGAPVSAHWIADRQSGPLIARYGTEEQKAFYLPRICKAEAFFCIGMSEPNAGSDLASVRTRAERTATGWRLSGRKVWTTNAPHSHFMIALVRTSGAPEDRHRGLSQLIVDLSLPGVHVAPIRDLAGDAHFSEVTFDDVELPESALIGTEGAGWEQVTAELAFERSGPERIYSSIVLLEEWAHALREDARATHTPVGESERRTLGAFVTELATLRAMSVAVTGALADGASPATQAALVKDLGTSFEQSVPTLIGDALGAHPQRAVTRELADTLDYVTKIAPSYSLRGGTREILRGMIARGLGLR from the coding sequence ATGAACGACCCTTTCGCACTCCGAACGATTCCCCCCGAAGACGAAGCCTTGCGCGCACCGGTGCGCGCATTTCTCGAGCAAGCGCTCAAAGGTATCCCGCCCGCCGTGCGCGCGCGATCGTGGCTCGGTTTCGACGCCAACTTCAGCCGCCAGCTCGCAGCGCAGGGCTGGCTGGGGCTCACGCTGCCGCACGAATATGGCGGCGGCGGCCGCAGTCCGTTCGCGCGCTTCGTGCTCGTCGAAGAACTGCTCGCGGCCGGCGCGCCGGTTTCGGCGCACTGGATCGCCGACCGCCAGAGCGGCCCGCTGATCGCCCGCTACGGCACCGAGGAGCAGAAAGCGTTCTATTTGCCGCGCATCTGCAAGGCCGAGGCGTTTTTCTGCATCGGCATGAGCGAACCGAATGCGGGCTCCGACCTCGCGAGCGTACGCACGCGCGCCGAGCGCACGGCCACCGGCTGGCGCCTGTCGGGCCGCAAGGTCTGGACGACCAACGCGCCGCACTCGCACTTCATGATTGCGCTCGTGCGCACTTCGGGCGCGCCCGAGGACCGTCATCGCGGGCTTTCGCAACTGATCGTCGATTTGTCGCTGCCGGGCGTGCATGTCGCGCCGATCCGCGACCTCGCCGGCGACGCGCACTTCTCCGAAGTCACCTTCGACGATGTCGAATTGCCCGAGAGCGCGCTGATCGGCACCGAAGGCGCGGGCTGGGAACAGGTCACCGCCGAACTGGCGTTCGAGCGCAGCGGCCCGGAGCGCATTTATTCGAGCATCGTGCTGCTGGAAGAATGGGCGCACGCATTGCGCGAAGACGCTCGCGCAACACACACGCCGGTTGGCGAGAGCGAGCGCCGCACGCTCGGCGCATTCGTGACCGAGCTGGCCACGTTGCGCGCGATGTCCGTGGCCGTCACCGGTGCGCTTGCCGACGGTGCGAGCCCCGCCACGCAGGCTGCTCTCGTGAAAGATCTCGGCACCAGCTTCGAGCAGAGCGTGCCCACGCTGATCGGCGATGCGCTCGGCGCGCATCCGCAGCGGGCCGTGACCCGCGAGCTTGCCGATACGCTCGACTACGTGACGAAGATCGCGCCGTCGTACTCGCTGCGCGGCGGCACGCGCGAGATTCTGCGCGGCATGATCGCGCGCGGCCTCGGGCTGCGCTAA
- a CDS encoding acyl-CoA dehydrogenase family protein — protein sequence MDDMLTESAHHVLERHCTPQFVRTVEAARERNAGRALWDQLDALGFLDALVPEEKGGSGMRLAAAAGALFEFGAHALPLPAAHTMIARDLLARAGVEAPRGPIAIALGNALRQGTAFVPYGLVADTLIVETADGASLVPLASAELRAHGDSLDATVTYPAQAACALPATVRGVGELGALATAATMAGGMQRVFDMTLGYVNERQQFGRSLGKFQAVQQQLSVMAEHVAATRVAAQLGCAGHHTSEQRIAAAIAKARASRAAPLVANGAHALVGAMGITAEYDLQLYTRRLHAQRLQYGSESFWDDVVGTHAIDHWSNVAAGVIGIYDALDEAAAQGT from the coding sequence ATGGATGACATGCTGACCGAATCGGCGCATCACGTGCTCGAGCGTCACTGCACGCCGCAATTCGTGCGCACCGTGGAGGCGGCGCGCGAGCGCAACGCAGGGCGCGCCCTGTGGGACCAGCTCGATGCGCTCGGCTTCCTCGACGCACTCGTGCCCGAGGAGAAAGGCGGTTCGGGTATGCGCCTCGCCGCGGCGGCGGGCGCGCTGTTCGAATTCGGCGCGCATGCGCTGCCGCTACCCGCCGCGCACACCATGATCGCGCGCGACCTGCTTGCACGCGCGGGCGTCGAAGCGCCGCGAGGTCCCATCGCGATTGCGCTTGGCAATGCCTTGCGGCAGGGCACGGCGTTCGTGCCCTACGGTCTCGTGGCCGACACGCTCATCGTCGAAACCGCCGATGGCGCGAGTCTCGTCCCGCTCGCCAGCGCCGAATTGCGCGCGCACGGCGACAGCCTCGACGCCACCGTGACCTACCCCGCGCAAGCGGCGTGCGCGCTGCCCGCAACCGTGCGTGGCGTGGGCGAACTGGGCGCGCTCGCCACAGCGGCAACGATGGCAGGCGGCATGCAGCGTGTATTCGACATGACGCTCGGCTATGTGAACGAGCGCCAGCAGTTCGGCCGCTCGCTCGGCAAGTTCCAGGCCGTGCAGCAGCAGCTGAGCGTCATGGCCGAGCACGTGGCCGCCACGCGCGTCGCGGCCCAGCTGGGCTGCGCGGGCCACCACACTTCGGAGCAGCGCATCGCGGCGGCCATTGCGAAAGCGCGCGCAAGCCGTGCCGCGCCGCTGGTGGCGAACGGTGCGCACGCGCTGGTGGGCGCGATGGGGATCACCGCCGAGTACGACCTGCAGCTCTATACGCGGCGGTTGCACGCGCAACGTCTTCAATATGGATCGGAGTCGTTCTGGGACGATGTGGTCGGCACGCACGCTATCGATCATTGGAGCAACGTGGCCGCGGGTGTCATCGGCATTTACGATGCGCTCGACGAAGCGGCCGCGCAGGGGACGTAA
- a CDS encoding CaiB/BaiF CoA transferase family protein: MQQTKAASPSQSTKTQAQPQRARPLEGIRVLDLSRVLAGPWCTQNLADLGAQVIKIERPGPGDETRAWGPPYLRDEAGRDTVESAYYQCANRGKLSMAVDIAAPEGAALIRELARQCDVLVENFKVGGLKKYGLDYESLAALNPALIYCSVTGFGQSGPLAHRAGYDFLIQGMGGLMSVTGEPDETPGGGPQKVGVAVTDLMAGMYATTGVLAAVIERQRSGLGQHIDIALLDCQLAMLANQSMNYLCSGEVPRRLGNAHPNVVPYQTFAASDGHLILACGNDSQFRSLCGAMDLNELAADPRFATNSARSVNRVLLLPVLEQAFRTRTRDAWTGALEACGVPCGPINDVAQAFGSEHARARESVRRIAHPLAGTSPSVASPLRLSATPVQYEVPPPLLGEHTHALLGDLLGLDAARIDTLCASGAIGTGARVPTRGEHEEAV, translated from the coding sequence ATGCAGCAGACGAAAGCAGCATCGCCATCGCAGTCAACGAAAACGCAAGCGCAGCCACAGCGCGCCCGCCCTCTGGAAGGCATACGGGTGCTCGATCTTTCCCGTGTGCTGGCAGGGCCGTGGTGCACGCAGAATCTCGCCGATCTCGGCGCGCAGGTGATCAAGATCGAACGGCCCGGTCCGGGCGACGAAACGCGCGCGTGGGGGCCGCCCTATCTGCGTGACGAAGCGGGCCGCGACACGGTGGAGAGCGCGTACTACCAGTGCGCGAACCGCGGCAAGCTTTCGATGGCGGTGGACATCGCCGCGCCCGAAGGCGCCGCGCTGATCCGCGAACTTGCGCGCCAGTGCGATGTACTGGTGGAGAACTTCAAGGTGGGCGGCCTGAAGAAGTACGGGCTCGACTATGAAAGTCTCGCGGCGCTCAATCCCGCGCTCATCTACTGCTCGGTCACGGGGTTCGGTCAGAGCGGGCCGCTCGCGCACCGCGCCGGATACGACTTCCTCATTCAGGGCATGGGCGGGCTCATGAGCGTGACGGGCGAGCCTGACGAGACCCCTGGGGGCGGTCCGCAAAAAGTCGGCGTGGCGGTCACGGATCTCATGGCCGGCATGTACGCGACAACGGGCGTGCTTGCCGCCGTGATCGAGCGGCAGCGCAGCGGCCTCGGCCAGCATATCGACATTGCATTGCTCGACTGCCAGCTGGCGATGCTCGCGAACCAGTCGATGAACTACCTCTGCTCGGGCGAGGTGCCGCGGCGCCTTGGCAATGCGCATCCCAACGTCGTGCCGTACCAGACCTTCGCGGCGAGCGACGGTCATCTGATTCTCGCGTGCGGCAACGACAGCCAGTTCCGCTCGCTGTGCGGCGCGATGGATCTGAACGAACTTGCGGCAGACCCGCGCTTCGCCACCAACAGCGCGCGCAGCGTGAATCGCGTGTTGCTGCTGCCGGTGCTCGAACAGGCGTTCCGCACGCGCACGCGCGACGCGTGGACCGGCGCGCTCGAAGCATGCGGCGTGCCGTGCGGGCCGATCAACGACGTGGCGCAGGCGTTCGGCTCCGAGCATGCACGCGCGCGTGAGTCCGTGCGCCGCATTGCGCATCCGCTGGCGGGCACGTCGCCGAGCGTGGCGAGCCCGCTGCGCTTGTCGGCCACGCCCGTGCAATACGAGGTGCCGCCGCCGTTGCTCGGCGAACACACGCACGCGCTGCTCGGCGATCTGCTCGGGCTCGACGCCGCGCGCATCGACACGTTGTGCGCGAGCGGCGCGATCGGCACAGGCGCGCGAGTGCCTACGCGCGGCGAGCATGAGGAAGCCGTTTGA